From one Nonomuraea polychroma genomic stretch:
- a CDS encoding MFS transporter — protein sequence MRARRPPGRHRRADVHQATYREVVTIREFRALWYAQGLSLLGDQLAQVALAVLVYNHTHSPLATAGVYALTYLPSILGGPLLAGLADRFARRAVMLTCDLIRAGLVAVMAVPGMPFWALCSLVFLVVLLSAPFSAARAALVPEILEGDRYVIGSALQNMTNQAVQMIGFAAGGALIATIGPYRALALDAATFLASALILISGVRRRPAAGGGDGSKPSMWTMTRAGGRLVFGSRKLRTLVLFAWLCGFYVLPEGIAVPYAATFDAGTLPMPVITGLLMAAMPTGTVVGAFLFSRFVSPPRRLRLMGWMAMLSCAPLIVTAMRPPLAIVLAAWVLSGIGGAYQLAANAAFVQSVPPERRAQAFGIVQSGLMAAQGIGILVGGFAAERLGPEPVVALSGIIGVTCAAVLAMVWTESRGEKTARVPARAAASS from the coding sequence ATGCGGGCGCGACGGCCGCCGGGACGGCATCGACGTGCGGACGTACATCAAGCCACTTATCGGGAAGTCGTCACCATCAGGGAGTTCCGGGCACTCTGGTACGCCCAAGGCCTGTCGCTCCTCGGCGACCAGCTCGCGCAGGTCGCTCTCGCCGTGCTGGTCTACAACCACACGCACTCGCCGCTGGCCACGGCGGGTGTCTACGCGCTGACATACCTCCCGTCGATCCTCGGCGGCCCGCTGCTGGCGGGACTGGCCGACCGGTTCGCGCGCCGGGCTGTCATGCTGACCTGCGATCTCATCCGCGCCGGGCTGGTGGCCGTCATGGCGGTGCCCGGCATGCCGTTCTGGGCGTTGTGCTCGCTGGTGTTCCTCGTGGTGCTGCTCAGCGCGCCGTTCTCGGCCGCGCGGGCGGCGCTGGTGCCCGAGATCCTGGAAGGCGACAGGTACGTCATCGGCTCGGCCCTCCAGAACATGACGAACCAGGCCGTTCAGATGATCGGCTTCGCGGCGGGCGGGGCGCTGATCGCCACGATCGGCCCGTACCGGGCGCTCGCCCTCGACGCGGCGACGTTCCTCGCCTCCGCGTTGATCCTGATCTCCGGCGTCCGCCGCCGCCCCGCCGCCGGTGGTGGCGATGGCTCGAAGCCGTCCATGTGGACCATGACCAGGGCGGGGGGCAGGCTGGTCTTCGGATCGAGGAAGTTGCGGACACTCGTCCTGTTCGCCTGGTTGTGCGGCTTCTATGTGCTCCCTGAAGGCATTGCCGTGCCGTACGCGGCCACGTTCGACGCGGGCACACTGCCGATGCCCGTCATCACCGGGCTGCTGATGGCGGCGATGCCGACCGGGACGGTGGTGGGGGCGTTCCTTTTCAGCAGGTTCGTGTCGCCGCCGCGGCGGCTGCGGCTCATGGGCTGGATGGCCATGCTGAGCTGCGCGCCCCTGATCGTGACCGCGATGCGGCCACCGCTGGCGATCGTGCTGGCGGCGTGGGTTCTGTCGGGGATCGGCGGGGCTTACCAGCTCGCGGCCAATGCCGCCTTCGTCCAGTCCGTTCCGCCCGAACGTCGCGCCCAGGCGTTCGGGATCGTGCAGTCGGGGCTGATGGCCGCACAGGGGATCGGGATCTTGGTGGGCGGGTTCGCGGCGGAGAGACTCGGTCCTGAGCCGGTGGTCGCGCTGTCAGGGATCATCGGGGTCACCTGCGCGGCCGTGCTCGCCATGGTCTGGACCGAGTCTCGGGGTGAAAAGACCGCCCGGGTGCCTGCCCGGGCCGCGGCCTCATCATGA
- a CDS encoding PspC domain-containing protein translates to MSEYHQHNVKKLRRTQKGRIVAGVCSGIGEYVGIDANMIRIALAIATLFGGLGVGVYAIGWLLMPDEDSDTSIVQDLISKSQNRGTSTDWSGEHKPQS, encoded by the coding sequence ATGAGCGAATACCACCAGCACAACGTCAAGAAACTCCGCCGCACCCAGAAGGGCAGGATCGTCGCGGGCGTCTGCTCCGGCATCGGCGAGTACGTCGGGATCGACGCGAACATGATCCGCATCGCGCTGGCGATCGCCACGCTCTTCGGCGGCCTGGGCGTCGGCGTCTATGCGATCGGCTGGCTCCTCATGCCGGACGAGGACAGCGACACCTCCATCGTGCAGGACCTGATCAGCAAGTCGCAGAACCGCGGCACGAGCACCGACTGGAGCGGCGAGCACAAGCCCCAGTCATGA
- a CDS encoding acyl-CoA dehydrogenase family protein, protein MDDLLRLDERLNADQRLIRDTVRSFVSDRILPHVGDWFEEATFPARDLAPALGSLGLLGMHLQGYGCAGTDAVSYGVACRELEAGDSGLRSFVSVQGSLAMFPIWRYGSDEQKEEWLPRMSAGEAIGCFGLTEPDHGSDPGGMRTYAKKDGSDWILNGSKMWITNGSIADVAVVWAQTDEGIRGFVVPTSTPGFSAPEIHKKMSLRASITSSLYFDDVRLPESAVLPGVSGLKGPLSCLSEARFGIVWGVVGAARACLEAAVDYAKTRVQFDKPIGAFQLTQEKLAWMYVGLAQAGLTALHLGELKDAGRLEPRQISFGKLANVRAALDIARQARSILGGNGITLEYPVIRHMNNLESVLTYEGTQEIHTLVLGEALTGIAAYR, encoded by the coding sequence ATGGACGACCTGCTTCGCCTCGACGAGCGGCTCAACGCCGACCAGCGGCTGATCCGCGACACGGTCAGATCCTTCGTCTCCGACCGAATCCTCCCGCACGTCGGGGACTGGTTCGAGGAGGCCACCTTCCCGGCGCGCGACCTCGCCCCCGCGCTCGGCTCGCTCGGCCTGCTCGGCATGCACCTGCAGGGGTACGGCTGCGCCGGGACGGACGCGGTGTCGTACGGCGTGGCCTGCCGGGAGCTGGAGGCGGGCGATTCCGGGCTGCGTTCGTTCGTGTCAGTCCAGGGTTCGCTGGCCATGTTCCCCATCTGGCGGTACGGCTCGGATGAGCAGAAGGAGGAGTGGCTGCCCCGGATGTCCGCCGGCGAGGCAATCGGCTGCTTCGGCCTGACGGAGCCGGACCATGGGTCCGATCCGGGAGGCATGCGGACGTACGCCAAGAAAGACGGATCCGACTGGATCCTGAACGGCTCCAAGATGTGGATCACCAACGGCTCGATCGCGGACGTGGCGGTGGTCTGGGCCCAGACCGACGAGGGCATCCGCGGCTTCGTCGTGCCCACCTCCACGCCTGGCTTCTCCGCCCCCGAGATCCACAAGAAGATGTCCCTGCGCGCCTCCATCACCTCGTCCCTCTATTTCGACGACGTACGCCTCCCCGAGTCCGCTGTGCTCCCGGGCGTCTCCGGCTTGAAGGGCCCGCTGTCGTGCCTGTCGGAGGCCCGCTTCGGGATCGTCTGGGGCGTCGTGGGCGCCGCCCGCGCGTGCCTCGAGGCGGCCGTGGACTACGCGAAGACCCGCGTCCAGTTCGACAAGCCGATCGGGGCGTTCCAGCTGACGCAGGAGAAACTGGCCTGGATGTACGTGGGCCTGGCCCAGGCCGGCCTTACCGCGCTGCATCTCGGGGAGCTTAAGGACGCGGGACGGCTGGAGCCGCGGCAGATCAGCTTCGGCAAGCTGGCCAACGTGCGGGCCGCGCTGGACATTGCGCGGCAGGCACGTTCGATCCTGGGCGGGAACGGGATCACGCTGGAGTATCCGGTGATCAGGCATATGAACAACCTCGAGAGCGTCCTGACGTACGAGGGAACCCAGGAGATCCACACGCTCGTGCTCGGTGAGGCGCTCACCGGGATCGCCGCCTATCGTTGA
- a CDS encoding tyrosine-type recombinase/integrase codes for MAKLAEVRDAQRKGLNLAAKPRTVAEWLDEWIEMKRRQGTRPLTLRGYRQLIADHVKPSLGRKKLDKLSATDVRRLVETKAESGLSAATVKQIHGLIRNALADAEREELVHRNVAKLVKPPSIRREEARVLTIEEAKKLIEVIRDDRLEAFWICALTLGLRRGELLGLRWGNIDFGNGLLAVRQSLQRADGSLQFVDPKTDRSRRIVPAPDETLAALRKHKRAQAAEQLAAGEKWKDHGLVFASTIGTPIEPGNLSARWRSTRARAGLGWLRLHDLRHACASFLLACGASPRTVMKTLGHSQIGLTMNTYTHVLPDIERAAVDAVAKKLFG; via the coding sequence TTGGCCAAGCTCGCGGAAGTCCGAGACGCACAGCGCAAAGGGCTGAACCTCGCTGCTAAGCCGCGTACGGTCGCCGAATGGTTGGACGAGTGGATCGAGATGAAGCGTCGGCAGGGCACTCGTCCGCTCACCCTCCGGGGCTATCGGCAACTGATCGCCGATCACGTCAAGCCATCCCTTGGCCGCAAGAAGCTCGACAAGCTTTCGGCAACGGATGTGCGGCGGTTGGTCGAGACCAAGGCAGAGTCCGGGCTGTCGGCTGCGACCGTCAAGCAGATCCACGGGCTGATCCGCAATGCTCTGGCTGACGCTGAGCGGGAAGAGCTGGTACACCGCAACGTCGCGAAGCTCGTCAAGCCGCCGTCCATCCGCAGGGAAGAGGCTCGTGTCCTCACGATCGAAGAGGCCAAGAAGCTGATTGAGGTCATCCGGGATGATCGCCTCGAAGCGTTCTGGATCTGCGCTCTGACCCTTGGCCTTCGACGGGGCGAACTCCTCGGGTTGCGCTGGGGGAACATAGACTTCGGTAACGGGCTGCTTGCCGTACGCCAGAGCCTTCAGCGCGCGGACGGGTCCCTTCAGTTCGTCGATCCCAAGACTGACCGATCACGGCGCATTGTCCCCGCGCCAGACGAGACCTTGGCAGCGCTCCGGAAGCACAAGCGGGCTCAGGCTGCTGAGCAACTGGCGGCAGGGGAGAAGTGGAAGGATCACGGGCTCGTCTTCGCCTCGACCATCGGCACGCCGATCGAACCGGGGAACCTATCGGCTCGCTGGCGCTCGACTAGGGCAAGGGCGGGGCTCGGCTGGCTTCGGCTTCATGATCTCCGGCACGCTTGTGCGTCCTTCCTCCTGGCCTGCGGTGCTTCGCCTCGGACGGTCATGAAGACGCTCGGTCACAGTCAGATCGGGCTGACCATGAACACCTACACGCACGTGCTCCCGGACATCGAACGAGCTGCCGTCGATGCGGTCGCCAAGAAGCTGTTCGGATGA
- a CDS encoding helix-turn-helix domain-containing protein, producing the protein MNSKDKLLVTAAEASEMLGLGRTKVYELIAAGELRSVKIGRSRRVPVQALTAFVSAMEEAAV; encoded by the coding sequence ATGAACAGCAAGGACAAGCTTCTCGTGACGGCGGCGGAAGCGTCCGAAATGCTCGGGCTCGGACGGACCAAGGTCTATGAGCTGATCGCGGCGGGGGAACTGCGCTCGGTGAAGATCGGTCGGTCCCGCCGTGTTCCTGTCCAAGCTCTGACCGCGTTCGTCTCGGCGATGGAGGAGGCTGCGGTATGA
- a CDS encoding replication initiator, translated as MNASDRSTPRAVRLAQPLAREVVDQLAISSGVCVRPVPMYRLDTLTGQSRRFDIPCGATLESKCPPCAKRNVQLRKAQCREGWHLETEPEITPNEPTDEQRYLIELRALLQAHRDQAEANGEDLASWDEAIDQVEAEMRASGLRGSVLGRSSTGRKRSTRRRQDAPELPKRKKLPGTLGRFYESPDGKRFRPSMFITLTLPSYGRILDGAPVDPDGYDYPRAARDAIHFAKLVDRFVQNLRRVAGWDVQYFATVEPQKRLAPHLHLAMRGTLSRKEIKQIAAATYHQVWWPATDRIVFDGDQLPVWDDACGYLDPRTGEVLPTWDEALDSIGDDDEPMHVLSFGDQVDPKGVLGGTDRADHLIRHYLTKYLTKSIAETCEPSNQRQKDHADRMLEALRYEPCSPTCPNWLRYGVQPKNARPGQAPGRCRGKAHKAEHLGYPGRRVLVSRKWSNKTLTDHRADRRAWVLEALGLSATEDQDPNRYTWKPVRPGDPDLPPLGQRLLAAIADRQRWRELMAEHQARQEDPEFSATKEGRAA; from the coding sequence ATGAACGCCTCCGACCGCTCGACTCCCCGCGCGGTGCGACTGGCTCAGCCGCTCGCGCGGGAGGTCGTTGACCAACTCGCGATCTCCTCCGGTGTCTGCGTCCGGCCGGTGCCGATGTACCGGCTCGACACCCTCACCGGACAGAGCCGGCGCTTCGACATCCCGTGTGGGGCCACCCTGGAGAGCAAGTGCCCGCCGTGCGCCAAGCGCAACGTCCAGCTCCGCAAGGCACAATGCCGGGAGGGCTGGCACCTGGAGACGGAACCGGAGATCACGCCGAACGAGCCGACCGACGAACAGCGCTATCTGATCGAGCTGCGCGCCCTGCTCCAGGCGCACCGCGACCAGGCAGAAGCCAACGGCGAAGATCTCGCCTCCTGGGATGAAGCGATCGACCAGGTTGAGGCGGAGATGCGCGCCTCCGGACTGCGCGGCAGCGTGCTCGGACGCTCCTCCACGGGCCGCAAGCGCTCCACCAGGCGACGTCAGGACGCTCCCGAGCTTCCCAAGCGCAAGAAGCTTCCCGGCACGCTCGGACGGTTCTACGAGTCGCCGGACGGCAAGCGGTTCCGGCCGTCGATGTTCATCACGCTCACCCTGCCGTCCTATGGCCGCATCCTGGATGGCGCACCCGTCGATCCCGACGGCTACGACTACCCGCGCGCTGCACGGGATGCGATCCACTTCGCCAAGCTCGTTGATCGCTTCGTCCAGAACCTACGGCGTGTCGCCGGCTGGGACGTGCAGTACTTCGCCACAGTGGAACCCCAGAAGCGGCTGGCCCCACACTTGCACCTCGCCATGCGAGGCACGCTCTCCCGTAAGGAGATCAAGCAAATAGCCGCTGCCACCTACCACCAGGTGTGGTGGCCGGCCACCGATCGCATCGTCTTCGACGGTGACCAGCTTCCCGTCTGGGATGACGCCTGCGGCTATCTTGATCCCCGCACGGGTGAGGTGCTCCCGACCTGGGACGAAGCGCTCGACTCGATCGGCGATGATGACGAGCCGATGCACGTGCTCTCCTTCGGGGACCAGGTGGATCCCAAGGGTGTGCTCGGTGGCACCGACCGTGCCGATCACCTGATCAGGCACTACCTGACCAAGTACCTGACGAAGTCGATCGCGGAGACCTGCGAGCCGAGCAACCAGCGACAAAAGGATCACGCGGACCGGATGCTCGAAGCGCTGCGTTACGAGCCGTGCTCGCCCACCTGCCCGAACTGGTTGCGCTATGGCGTCCAGCCGAAGAACGCCCGTCCGGGGCAGGCTCCAGGTCGCTGCCGGGGCAAGGCGCACAAGGCCGAACATCTCGGCTATCCCGGCCGGCGCGTCCTGGTCTCCCGCAAGTGGTCGAACAAGACCCTGACCGATCACCGTGCCGACCGTCGCGCATGGGTCCTGGAAGCGCTCGGGCTTTCGGCAACTGAGGATCAAGACCCAAACCGGTACACGTGGAAGCCGGTTCGACCCGGTGACCCCGATCTTCCGCCTCTCGGGCAACGGCTCCTAGCTGCGATCGCTGACCGTCAACGGTGGCGCGAACTCATGGCTGAACACCAGGCCAGACAAGAGGATCCGGAGTTTTCGGCAACTAAGGAAGGGAGGGCGGCATGA
- a CDS encoding DNA cytosine methyltransferase, which yields MTRPALLDLYCCAGGATRGYQEAGFEVTGVDIAPQPDYVGDAFHQADAITFVLDNLEEIRSRFDFVHASPPCQGEGAPAKGTNKTRGKTHPHLIAPTRAALERLGLPYVIENVAGANLRKDLMLCGEMFGIGVLMHRYFEFGGIAIPRPVHPRHRGRVRGWRHGRYFDGPYVAAYGEGGGKATVSEMQDAKAIDWTTDHLALREAIPPAYTRHIGDHLITVLTGNGLPVQLELPDLTTIGPAA from the coding sequence ATGACGCGGCCGGCTCTACTCGATCTGTACTGCTGCGCCGGCGGCGCGACCCGGGGCTACCAAGAGGCAGGCTTCGAGGTGACCGGGGTGGACATCGCCCCGCAACCCGACTACGTGGGCGACGCCTTCCACCAGGCCGACGCCATCACCTTCGTCCTGGACAACCTGGAAGAGATCCGCTCCCGCTTCGACTTCGTCCACGCCTCCCCGCCGTGCCAGGGAGAGGGCGCTCCGGCCAAGGGCACCAACAAGACACGAGGCAAGACGCACCCCCACCTGATCGCGCCGACCCGCGCCGCGCTGGAACGGCTGGGCCTGCCCTACGTGATCGAGAACGTGGCCGGCGCGAACCTGCGCAAGGACCTGATGCTCTGCGGCGAGATGTTCGGCATCGGGGTCCTGATGCACCGCTACTTCGAGTTCGGCGGCATCGCCATCCCTCGCCCCGTACATCCTCGCCATCGGGGCCGCGTGCGCGGCTGGCGTCATGGCCGCTACTTCGACGGCCCCTACGTGGCCGCCTACGGCGAAGGTGGCGGAAAGGCCACCGTCTCGGAGATGCAGGACGCCAAGGCCATTGACTGGACCACCGATCACCTGGCGCTGCGCGAGGCCATCCCCCCGGCCTACACCCGACACATCGGTGACCACCTGATCACCGTCCTGACCGGCAACGGTCTGCCGGTCCAGCTCGAACTGCCAGATCTGACCACCATCGGGCCGGCGGCATGA
- a CDS encoding FtsK/SpoIIIE domain-containing protein yields MLRRTHGEVAGDLVTTTPGAPLMFRPTVVQTPAIITITILIWRFASGLVRLVYRHPIAVAISLGLAALAVLHGWKWAAGTLSAVIAALAWWCVAHRSSFSRWVGWRLLACWRLASVYRPHWSFAMSGAGLSKLAKSLEYRPRLVRVKCGPVADTVTVKMLKGQSFDDWTSKADNLAHAFGALSCRTSIVRAGLLRLSFPRRDPLRKPIKALPIPDTVNLLAVPIGLCEDGSPWTLKVHGTHILGAGATGAGKGSIIWSTLRGLLPAIRAGLVRPWGLDPKLMELSYGRELFYRYAATPEDCADLLDELVSLMQERAGLFGGHQRSHIACLEYPFELIIIDEIAFLTAYQADRDLKKRINAALATLTTQGRAVGYGVMALLQDPRKEVMNIRNLFPDKIAMRLDESEQVDMVLGEGARERGALADFISPVPTIGAGVAYVRLETSPEPVRVRAAYVSDGDIRDMVAWLNADDYGDTLPLPEIETGEVA; encoded by the coding sequence ATGCTTCGCCGAACTCATGGTGAGGTAGCGGGGGACCTGGTCACGACCACGCCGGGCGCACCGCTGATGTTCCGCCCGACCGTCGTGCAGACCCCCGCGATCATCACGATCACGATCCTGATCTGGCGCTTCGCCTCGGGGCTGGTGCGCCTGGTCTACCGTCACCCGATCGCCGTAGCGATCAGCCTGGGCCTGGCCGCTCTGGCTGTGCTGCATGGCTGGAAGTGGGCGGCCGGTACGCTCAGCGCGGTCATCGCCGCTCTGGCCTGGTGGTGCGTGGCGCACCGCTCATCGTTCTCCCGCTGGGTCGGCTGGCGGCTGCTGGCCTGCTGGCGACTGGCCTCGGTCTACCGGCCGCACTGGTCGTTCGCGATGTCCGGCGCGGGCCTGTCCAAGCTCGCCAAGAGCCTGGAGTACCGTCCCCGCCTGGTGCGGGTGAAGTGCGGGCCGGTGGCCGACACGGTGACGGTCAAGATGCTCAAAGGGCAGTCCTTCGACGACTGGACCAGCAAAGCTGACAATCTGGCGCATGCCTTCGGCGCGCTGAGCTGCCGGACCTCGATCGTCCGGGCCGGTCTGCTGCGGCTGTCCTTCCCCCGTCGTGACCCGCTGCGCAAGCCGATCAAGGCACTGCCGATCCCGGACACAGTCAACCTGCTTGCGGTGCCGATCGGGCTGTGTGAGGACGGCTCGCCCTGGACGCTCAAGGTCCACGGAACGCACATCCTCGGGGCCGGCGCGACCGGTGCCGGCAAAGGCTCGATCATCTGGTCCACCCTGCGTGGCCTGCTCCCGGCGATCAGAGCGGGCCTGGTCCGCCCCTGGGGCCTGGACCCCAAGCTGATGGAGCTGTCCTACGGACGCGAACTGTTCTACCGGTACGCGGCCACCCCGGAGGACTGCGCCGATCTCCTCGATGAACTGGTCTCGCTCATGCAAGAGCGCGCCGGCCTGTTCGGCGGGCACCAGCGCTCCCACATCGCGTGCCTGGAGTACCCGTTTGAGCTGATCATCATCGATGAGATCGCGTTCCTGACCGCCTACCAGGCCGACAGAGATCTCAAGAAGCGGATCAATGCCGCCCTGGCCACCCTGACCACGCAAGGGCGCGCGGTCGGCTACGGCGTGATGGCGCTGCTCCAGGATCCCCGCAAGGAGGTCATGAACATCCGCAACCTGTTCCCAGACAAGATCGCCATGCGGTTGGACGAGTCGGAACAGGTGGACATGGTGCTCGGGGAGGGCGCTCGCGAGCGTGGCGCGCTGGCCGACTTCATCTCTCCCGTTCCGACGATCGGCGCGGGCGTGGCCTACGTCCGGCTGGAGACCTCCCCTGAGCCGGTGCGCGTGCGCGCGGCCTACGTCTCCGATGGCGATATCCGCGACATGGTCGCCTGGCTCAACGCCGACGACTACGGCGACACGCTTCCCCTGCCCGAGATCGAGACTGGAGAGGTGGCCTGA
- a CDS encoding transcriptional regulator: MALGNGVRFPVRFEHVFPAGCVLVPGSIAQGEDYDDKTGKRTPSKDKVTQLRVWQCRVMDMDPELGSRSREVSVKILAEVQPVPPTGQMFEPVEFAEMTVTPYVNNNGRLAYSLRAMGIVRPNGGRPANAQAPAPKDGA, translated from the coding sequence ATGGCTCTCGGAAACGGCGTCCGGTTCCCGGTGCGCTTCGAGCACGTGTTCCCGGCCGGCTGCGTGCTGGTGCCGGGCTCGATCGCTCAGGGTGAGGACTACGACGACAAGACGGGCAAGCGGACCCCGTCCAAGGACAAGGTCACGCAACTGCGGGTGTGGCAGTGCCGGGTGATGGACATGGACCCGGAGCTTGGCTCCAGGTCGCGCGAGGTGTCGGTGAAGATCCTGGCTGAGGTGCAGCCGGTTCCGCCCACGGGCCAGATGTTCGAGCCGGTGGAGTTCGCCGAGATGACCGTGACCCCGTACGTCAACAACAACGGCCGGCTCGCCTACTCGCTGCGGGCCATGGGGATCGTTCGGCCCAACGGTGGCAGGCCGGCGAACGCTCAGGCTCCCGCGCCCAAGGACGGTGCGTGA